One window from the genome of Pseudomonas frederiksbergensis encodes:
- a CDS encoding RtcB family protein — protein MTTQTYQLLEVENGKPIKMWTRGVPVEPEAKQQLMNTAQMPFVFKHMAVMPDVHLGKGSTIGSVIPTKGAVIPAAVGVDLGCGMSAVRTSLHATDLPDNLFGLRTAIEKAVPHGRTSGRNGRDKGAWETTPEVVDQAWSALEGRFDLIIDKHPRLKKTNNHKHLGTLGTGNHFVEVCLDEADHVWVMLHTGSRGVGNMIGTYFIEKAREEMREHMVNLPDRDLAYLREGTSSFDDYVEAVEWAQDFAKQNRAVMMLAVLDAVRSIITKPFESRLIAVDCHHNYVEQGTYFGEDILLTRKGAVSAQKGQMGIIPGSMGAKSFIVRGLGNEEAFCSCSHGAGRVMSRTKAKAVFTVEDQVRATAHVECRKDEAVIDEIPMAYKDIDAVMAAQRDLVEVVHTLRQVVCVKG, from the coding sequence ATGACCACTCAAACCTACCAGTTGCTTGAGGTCGAAAACGGCAAGCCCATCAAAATGTGGACCCGAGGCGTCCCGGTTGAGCCGGAGGCTAAGCAACAACTGATGAACACTGCGCAGATGCCGTTCGTGTTCAAGCACATGGCTGTCATGCCCGATGTTCACTTGGGAAAGGGTTCGACCATCGGCAGCGTGATCCCGACCAAGGGTGCAGTCATCCCTGCAGCCGTCGGGGTCGACCTTGGGTGCGGGATGTCGGCAGTGCGCACTTCACTTCACGCCACCGACCTTCCCGACAACCTGTTCGGCCTACGTACGGCCATCGAGAAAGCTGTTCCGCATGGACGCACCTCCGGGCGCAACGGCCGTGACAAAGGTGCCTGGGAAACGACTCCGGAGGTTGTCGATCAGGCCTGGTCGGCGCTTGAAGGCCGGTTCGACCTCATCATCGACAAGCACCCGCGCCTGAAAAAAACCAACAACCACAAACATCTCGGGACGTTGGGTACCGGCAACCATTTCGTCGAGGTGTGCCTGGACGAAGCCGACCATGTCTGGGTGATGCTCCACACCGGTTCCCGTGGCGTAGGGAACATGATCGGCACCTACTTCATCGAGAAGGCCCGCGAGGAAATGCGCGAGCACATGGTGAACCTGCCTGACCGGGACCTGGCCTACCTGCGTGAAGGCACGTCCAGCTTCGATGACTACGTCGAGGCGGTTGAATGGGCCCAGGACTTCGCCAAGCAGAACCGCGCGGTAATGATGCTTGCGGTGCTCGACGCCGTACGATCGATTATCACCAAGCCTTTCGAATCCCGGCTGATCGCCGTTGACTGCCACCATAACTATGTGGAGCAGGGCACCTACTTTGGAGAAGACATCCTCCTTACTCGTAAAGGCGCCGTCTCGGCGCAGAAGGGGCAGATGGGGATCATCCCTGGGTCGATGGGCGCCAAGAGCTTCATCGTGCGCGGGCTGGGGAACGAGGAGGCGTTCTGCAGTTGCTCGCATGGTGCAGGTCGGGTGATGAGCCGTACCAAGGCCAAGGCGGTGTTTACTGTCGAGGATCAAGTCCGGGCGACCGCCCATGTCGAGTGCCGTAAGGATGAGGCCGTCATCGACGAGATCCCGATGGCCTACAAGGACATCGACGCGGTAATGGCCGCCCAGCGCGACTTGGTGGAAGTGGTCCATACCTTGCGCCAAGTCGTCTGCGTGAAGGGCTGA
- the argH gene encoding argininosuccinate lyase — protein sequence MSQTTDRLWGARFQSGPSEALAALSRCPERYFRLTPYDLAGSKAHARELQRAGLLSEQETLAMLDALERIGADYRTGSIAPTLDDEDVHTFIERLLTERLGALGGKLRAGRSRNDQTANDLRLFLRDHVRTLAVEVLGLQQALVDQAEQHVESICPGFTHLQQAQPIVFAHHLLAHAQSMLRDVQRLVDWDARTSLSPLGAAAMAGSAIARLPQQSAKEMGYSGVCENSIDAVASRDHVAEFLFIASMLGINISRLAEELCLWSSRQFRWVELDDAYATGSSIMPQKKNPDIAELARGKAGRLIGNLTGLLSTLKSLPLSYNRDLSEDKHGVLDSVDTLLLVLPAMAGMVATMQVNVEELRRQAPLGFTLATEVADWLAVRGVPFKEAHEITGALVKACEKHDIELWEASSALLAEIDPRLTPEVRESLTLEAAIAARNGWGGTAPQRVREQIGRLKTALAAQQQWTEDYQGFRL from the coding sequence ATGTCCCAAACCACCGATCGTCTCTGGGGTGCCCGCTTCCAAAGCGGTCCTTCCGAAGCCTTGGCGGCCCTGTCCCGTTGCCCTGAGCGTTACTTCCGGCTCACTCCGTACGACCTTGCCGGATCCAAGGCCCATGCCCGGGAGTTGCAGCGCGCCGGACTGCTAAGTGAGCAAGAAACCCTGGCGATGCTCGACGCGCTGGAGCGTATCGGCGCGGACTACCGCACCGGCAGCATTGCCCCGACGTTGGATGACGAAGACGTACACACCTTCATCGAGCGGCTGTTGACCGAACGCTTGGGTGCCCTGGGTGGCAAGCTGCGCGCCGGTCGCTCGCGAAATGACCAGACCGCCAACGACCTGCGGCTGTTCCTGCGTGACCATGTGCGCACCCTGGCCGTTGAGGTCCTGGGCCTGCAACAGGCGCTGGTGGACCAGGCCGAGCAGCACGTCGAGAGCATCTGCCCCGGTTTTACCCACCTGCAGCAGGCGCAGCCGATCGTGTTTGCTCATCACTTGCTCGCCCACGCCCAATCGATGCTGCGCGACGTGCAGCGCCTGGTGGACTGGGACGCACGCACGTCGCTGTCACCGCTGGGTGCCGCGGCCATGGCGGGCTCGGCCATCGCTCGTTTACCTCAGCAGTCGGCAAAGGAAATGGGTTACAGCGGGGTTTGCGAAAACTCGATCGATGCCGTGGCCAGTCGTGATCACGTCGCCGAATTCCTGTTCATCGCTAGCATGCTCGGCATCAATATCTCGCGCCTCGCCGAAGAGTTATGCCTGTGGTCGTCACGGCAGTTTCGCTGGGTCGAATTGGACGATGCCTACGCCACCGGCAGTTCGATCATGCCGCAGAAGAAGAATCCGGACATCGCCGAATTGGCGCGGGGCAAGGCGGGTCGGCTGATCGGTAACCTGACCGGCCTGTTGTCCACCCTCAAATCGCTGCCGCTGTCTTACAACCGTGACTTGAGCGAAGACAAGCACGGCGTACTCGACAGCGTCGACACCCTGCTGCTGGTGCTGCCGGCCATGGCCGGAATGGTTGCGACCATGCAGGTCAACGTCGAGGAGTTACGGCGCCAGGCACCGCTGGGCTTTACCCTCGCCACTGAAGTGGCCGACTGGCTGGCGGTGCGCGGCGTTCCGTTCAAGGAAGCGCATGAAATCACCGGGGCATTGGTCAAGGCGTGCGAGAAACACGACATTGAATTGTGGGAAGCCTCTTCAGCGCTGCTGGCTGAAATCGACCCGCGCCTCACCCCGGAAGTACGTGAAAGCCTGACCCTCGAAGCCGCCATCGCTGCGCGCAACGGCTGGGGTGGAACCGCTCCACAACGGGTGCGTGAACAGATCGGGCGCCTGAAAACCGCCCTCGCCGCCCAGCAGCAATGGACCGAGGACTATCAAGGATTTCGCCTTTAG
- a CDS encoding amino acid ABC transporter ATP-binding protein — MRSIVKAVGLNKYFDQFHALKDIDIEVEQGEVLCIIGPSGSGKSTLLRCVNQLEKIDKGGLWVDGELVGYRIVGNKLHELNETQVARQRLSTGMVFQRFNLFPHMTVLQNIIEGPCQVLKRSPKEANEEALELLARVGLGDKRNSYPIELSGGQQQRVAIARALAMRPKLMLFDEPTSALDPELVGEVLSVMRDLAQTGMTMIVVTHELGFAREVSNRMVFMDDGQIVEAGSPEEILISPQNPRTQSFISAVRT, encoded by the coding sequence ATGAGAAGCATCGTCAAGGCCGTGGGCCTGAACAAATATTTCGACCAATTCCACGCGCTGAAAGACATCGACATCGAAGTCGAACAAGGCGAAGTGTTGTGCATCATCGGCCCTTCCGGTTCGGGCAAGAGCACCTTGCTGCGCTGCGTCAACCAACTGGAAAAAATAGACAAGGGCGGCTTGTGGGTTGATGGCGAACTGGTGGGTTACCGGATCGTCGGCAACAAGCTGCACGAGCTAAACGAAACGCAGGTCGCTCGCCAGCGCCTGTCCACCGGCATGGTGTTCCAGCGTTTCAACCTGTTCCCGCACATGACCGTGCTGCAGAACATCATCGAAGGCCCGTGCCAGGTGCTCAAGCGCTCCCCGAAAGAGGCGAATGAAGAAGCGCTGGAGTTGCTCGCCCGCGTCGGGCTGGGCGACAAGCGCAACAGCTATCCGATCGAGCTTTCGGGCGGCCAGCAGCAACGCGTCGCCATCGCCCGCGCACTGGCCATGCGCCCCAAGCTGATGCTGTTCGATGAACCCACTTCGGCACTCGACCCGGAACTGGTCGGTGAGGTGCTGTCGGTAATGCGCGATCTTGCGCAGACCGGCATGACCATGATCGTCGTCACCCATGAACTGGGCTTCGCTCGCGAGGTTTCCAACCGCATGGTGTTCATGGACGACGGGCAGATCGTGGAGGCTGGAAGCCCCGAAGAAATACTAATAAGTCCGCAAAATCCCCGCACCCAGAGCTTCATTTCTGCCGTTCGAACCTAA
- the rtcR gene encoding RNA repair transcriptional activator RtcR — protein MIAKKTVAIGILGSKLDRVGKGSQRWSKWRPTLSLCQQPDLLIDRLELIHGDAPWDTDLALKVATDIAQVSPETEVRLHPMAMQNAWDFEEVYASLHDFAADYPFDTAGEDYLVHITTGTHVQQIVWFLLAESRHIPAKLIQTQPNGVRADDSAPTGKYVVTDLDLQRYDQIAKRFQAERLEGTELLKSGIATRNAAFNRTIEQIERVAARSRAPILISGPTGAGKSFLARQIYELKRSRHQIDGAFVEVNCATLRGDSAMSTLFGHTKGAFTGAQQARHGLLRSAHKGVLFLDEIGELALDEQALLLKAIEEKRFLPMGSDKEVESDFTLIAGTNQDLQARVIDGQFREDLLARINIWTFVLPGLANRSEDIEPNIDFELQRYARDNGHMVRFNAEARRRYLSFATSRGASWSGNFRQLCASITRMATLADSGRIDVALVEGELERLRQDWRLPATSDPLSEHLADSGLEIDLFDRLQLESVLTVCRTCASQADAGRKLFACSRTAKASPNDSDRIRKFLARFNIAWSQVYELSAPRH, from the coding sequence ATGATCGCAAAAAAGACAGTCGCCATCGGAATCCTAGGATCGAAGCTAGACCGTGTGGGAAAAGGTTCGCAGCGCTGGAGCAAATGGCGCCCAACCCTCTCGCTGTGCCAACAACCCGACCTGCTCATCGATCGCCTTGAACTGATTCATGGGGACGCGCCCTGGGATACCGATCTTGCCCTGAAAGTCGCGACAGATATCGCCCAGGTGTCGCCTGAGACCGAGGTTCGCCTGCATCCCATGGCGATGCAGAACGCCTGGGATTTCGAAGAGGTCTATGCCTCGCTGCATGACTTCGCGGCTGACTATCCGTTTGACACCGCTGGTGAGGATTACCTTGTCCACATTACGACAGGCACTCACGTCCAGCAGATCGTCTGGTTCCTGCTGGCCGAGTCTCGGCACATTCCCGCCAAACTGATACAGACGCAGCCTAATGGCGTACGGGCTGATGACTCGGCCCCGACAGGCAAGTATGTTGTCACCGACCTCGACCTGCAGCGCTACGACCAAATCGCGAAGCGATTCCAGGCTGAACGCCTGGAAGGCACGGAGCTGCTCAAGTCCGGCATTGCGACGCGCAACGCTGCATTCAACCGGACCATCGAACAGATCGAGCGGGTCGCCGCTCGATCTCGGGCTCCGATCTTGATCAGTGGCCCCACGGGGGCGGGCAAATCATTCCTTGCGCGCCAGATCTACGAGCTCAAACGTAGCCGCCACCAGATTGATGGCGCATTCGTCGAGGTCAACTGCGCCACCTTGCGCGGCGATAGCGCAATGTCGACGCTGTTCGGTCATACCAAAGGCGCATTCACGGGTGCTCAACAGGCGCGACATGGTTTGTTGCGCTCGGCTCACAAAGGCGTGTTGTTCCTCGATGAAATCGGCGAGCTTGCGCTCGATGAACAAGCGCTGCTCCTCAAGGCAATTGAAGAAAAAAGATTTTTGCCGATGGGCTCCGACAAAGAAGTCGAGTCGGACTTTACCTTGATCGCCGGTACCAATCAGGATCTGCAGGCGCGCGTCATCGACGGCCAGTTCCGCGAGGATTTGCTCGCCAGGATCAATATCTGGACTTTTGTGCTGCCGGGCCTCGCCAACCGGAGCGAGGACATCGAACCGAACATCGATTTCGAACTGCAGCGATATGCCAGGGACAACGGCCATATGGTTCGCTTCAATGCCGAAGCTCGGCGTCGGTATTTGTCTTTCGCGACCAGCCGGGGTGCCAGCTGGTCCGGAAACTTCAGGCAGCTCTGCGCGTCGATCACACGGATGGCGACCCTGGCGGACAGCGGTCGCATCGACGTTGCGCTTGTGGAGGGGGAGTTGGAGCGACTTCGCCAAGACTGGCGGCTGCCGGCAACCTCTGACCCATTGTCCGAGCACTTGGCTGACTCAGGGCTTGAGATTGACTTGTTCGATCGCCTTCAACTGGAGTCGGTCTTGACGGTATGCCGAACCTGCGCAAGCCAAGCGGATGCCGGGCGAAAGCTCTTCGCGTGCAGCCGGACAGCCAAGGCATCGCCCAATGACTCCGATCGAATCCGAAAATTCCTCGCTCGATTCAATATCGCCTGGAGCCAGGTGTACGAGCTTTCAGCGCCGCGTCACTGA
- a CDS encoding amino acid ABC transporter permease: MSQTQAERLQAERKLAENQFDITQYDHVPRRYYGRIFFATVIVIALIGLVRAFAEGKIEWSYIGQFLTSQAIMWGLLNTIVMAVLAMALGIVFGVITAIMRMSANPILRYVALTYTWLFRGTPLILQLLLWFNLALIFPTIGIPGLFEMDTVSLMTPFVAALFGLSINQGAYTAEVVRAGLLSVDTGQYEAAKSIGMPRLQALRRIILPQAMRIIIPPVGNEFISMVKMTSLASVIQYSELLYNAQNIYYANARVMELLIVAGIWYLATVTVLSFGQSRLERRFARGAGKRS; encoded by the coding sequence ATGAGCCAGACACAGGCAGAACGACTCCAGGCGGAGCGCAAGCTGGCGGAAAACCAGTTCGACATTACCCAATACGATCATGTGCCCCGGCGCTACTACGGACGGATCTTCTTCGCCACGGTGATCGTCATCGCACTCATCGGGCTGGTACGTGCGTTCGCCGAAGGCAAGATCGAATGGTCTTACATCGGCCAGTTCCTGACCTCCCAGGCGATCATGTGGGGCTTGCTCAACACCATCGTCATGGCGGTGCTGGCAATGGCGCTGGGCATCGTGTTCGGCGTGATCACCGCGATCATGCGCATGTCGGCCAACCCGATCCTGCGGTACGTGGCGTTGACCTATACCTGGCTGTTTCGCGGTACGCCGCTGATCCTGCAACTGCTGTTATGGTTCAACCTGGCGCTGATATTCCCCACCATCGGCATCCCCGGCCTGTTCGAGATGGACACCGTGAGCCTGATGACGCCGTTCGTGGCTGCACTGTTCGGCTTGAGCATCAACCAGGGCGCCTACACCGCCGAAGTGGTGCGCGCCGGGCTGCTATCGGTGGACACCGGGCAATATGAAGCCGCCAAGTCCATCGGCATGCCGCGCCTGCAAGCGCTGCGCCGGATCATCCTGCCCCAGGCCATGCGCATCATCATCCCGCCGGTGGGCAACGAGTTCATCAGCATGGTGAAGATGACATCGCTGGCGAGCGTTATCCAGTACTCGGAGTTGCTCTACAACGCCCAGAACATCTACTACGCCAACGCCCGCGTGATGGAGCTGCTGATCGTTGCCGGTATCTGGTACCTGGCCACCGTCACGGTCCTGTCCTTTGGCCAAAGCCGCCTGGAGCGTCGTTTCGCCCGCGGCGCCGGCAAGCGTTCTTGA
- a CDS encoding LysR family transcriptional regulator gives METPLSNSGNLPPKAPHRAPLTLSGLDFKLLKVFKAVVEAGGFSAAQNELNVGLAAISKQISDLEIRIGMRLCTRGREGFHLTEEGRLVYQASIDLFASVDNFRDRLSSAQNELVGDLGVGVIDNTISDTNSPLVSALRRINEQSPKVRFQLQATQLDEVERGVVEGRLVAGIVPIYQKREEFDYYALYEERSEVYCALGHPLFSMADADMDEDVLKEHECINHRYAVHRDKLKFARYDSFSASATQVEAVALLIKTGRFLGFLPQHYAAPLVARGEFRAVRPDLINIVTPFSLILRHNIVRSPLVKAFAQALGVDLKVTV, from the coding sequence ATGGAAACCCCACTTTCCAATTCCGGAAACCTGCCGCCTAAAGCGCCGCACAGGGCGCCGCTGACCCTCAGCGGGCTGGACTTCAAATTGCTCAAAGTTTTCAAGGCCGTGGTTGAGGCGGGCGGCTTCAGTGCCGCGCAGAATGAGTTGAACGTGGGGTTGGCAGCGATCAGCAAACAGATTTCCGACCTGGAAATCCGTATCGGCATGCGCCTTTGCACGCGGGGGCGAGAGGGTTTTCATCTGACCGAAGAAGGGCGTCTGGTGTATCAGGCGTCAATCGATCTATTTGCTTCGGTTGACAACTTTCGAGATCGCCTTAGTTCAGCGCAAAATGAACTTGTCGGTGACCTTGGAGTGGGTGTTATTGACAACACAATCTCGGATACAAATTCCCCGTTAGTTTCCGCGCTTAGACGGATCAATGAACAGTCGCCCAAGGTCAGGTTTCAACTCCAGGCCACGCAACTTGATGAGGTTGAAAGAGGGGTTGTCGAGGGGCGGCTGGTGGCGGGCATCGTGCCGATTTATCAGAAACGCGAAGAGTTCGATTATTACGCACTTTACGAAGAACGCTCGGAGGTATATTGCGCCCTTGGCCATCCACTATTCTCGATGGCGGATGCAGACATGGATGAAGATGTGCTGAAGGAGCATGAGTGCATCAACCATCGCTACGCGGTGCATCGCGACAAACTGAAATTCGCCCGCTACGACAGCTTTTCCGCCTCGGCCACCCAAGTGGAGGCCGTTGCGCTGCTGATCAAGACCGGCCGTTTTCTTGGCTTCCTTCCCCAGCATTACGCGGCGCCATTGGTGGCGCGGGGAGAGTTTCGCGCGGTGCGCCCGGACCTGATCAACATCGTCACGCCGTTCAGTCTGATACTGCGGCATAACATCGTGCGCAGTCCTTTGGTCAAGGCATTTGCCCAGGCACTGGGCGTGGATTTGAAAGTTACGGTCTGA
- a CDS encoding polysaccharide deacetylase: MSSLPTWPTPHKACLALAFDLDGPTGDAMLNGSIWRKPEYFGFGGYGPYRALPRLLDLLDEFRIPTTFFVPAWVVENWPRQCQAIVERGHEVAYHGYKHESFYALTLEQQKDVMKISREVFWKHLNIRAEGFRTPSGDWRAETPAMLVEAGVTYSSSMRGDDRPYLVNVPGFGTPLVEIPGRWEMDDYASLAYTRAPNFPSGLDRTASYALTLDNWCREYDGAMDEGLCLTTLFHPKITGKPGRILLLEKLFEYMRTRDDVWFATCRDVARWWLKEHHHG; encoded by the coding sequence ATGTCCTCCTTACCCACCTGGCCCACCCCGCACAAGGCCTGCCTCGCCCTGGCCTTCGACCTCGATGGCCCGACCGGTGATGCCATGCTCAACGGATCGATCTGGCGCAAGCCCGAGTACTTCGGGTTCGGCGGCTACGGTCCTTACCGGGCGCTGCCACGCCTGCTGGACCTACTGGATGAGTTCCGTATCCCAACGACGTTCTTCGTCCCGGCCTGGGTCGTGGAGAACTGGCCGAGACAATGCCAGGCGATTGTCGAGCGCGGCCATGAAGTGGCTTATCACGGTTACAAACACGAATCTTTTTACGCCCTGACGCTGGAACAGCAGAAGGACGTGATGAAGATCTCTCGCGAGGTGTTCTGGAAACACCTGAATATTCGCGCCGAAGGCTTTCGTACGCCGTCCGGCGACTGGCGCGCCGAAACCCCGGCCATGCTGGTGGAGGCGGGTGTTACCTACTCCAGCAGCATGCGCGGCGATGACCGGCCGTACCTGGTGAACGTGCCGGGGTTCGGTACGCCACTGGTGGAAATTCCTGGTCGCTGGGAAATGGACGATTACGCCTCCCTCGCCTACACCCGCGCACCGAACTTCCCTTCCGGGCTGGATCGCACCGCCAGTTACGCGCTGACCCTGGATAACTGGTGCCGCGAATACGACGGCGCCATGGATGAAGGGTTATGCCTGACCACCCTCTTCCACCCCAAGATTACCGGTAAGCCGGGCCGCATCCTGCTGCTGGAAAAACTCTTCGAATACATGCGCACCCGTGACGACGTGTGGTTCGCCACCTGCCGTGACGTCGCCCGGTGGTGGCTCAAGGAGCATCATCATGGTTGA
- a CDS encoding polysaccharide deacetylase: MVDIPIWPNGYRCAVVLTVDYNDIHGILTQASEVAGREKTLSVWRYGTQRGVERLLGLFRELGVPSSWFVPGIVAEQNPGHIQAILADGHEVACAGYRHQDYDTLDLMAQSDDIAKGCETLARLTGQRPVGFRIPAGNGAPGFIEALKDQGIRWSSSWRGDDLPFAHPTAPSVIEVPLHYELEDEPYFAFNLSPAVPPAQSRIASYSHTLGNLQMDFAGFHRFGLCYVLRLHPEIIATPGRIGVLRELIKGIQQHDDVWIATGAKVAQWWAATAGPVAEDHPASVYERHYRGSVSWGSVS, from the coding sequence ATGGTTGACATTCCAATCTGGCCGAACGGCTATCGCTGCGCCGTGGTACTGACCGTCGACTACAACGATATCCACGGTATTCTCACGCAGGCCTCGGAAGTCGCCGGGCGCGAAAAGACCCTGTCGGTATGGCGCTACGGTACCCAGCGCGGCGTGGAGCGTTTGCTCGGCCTGTTCAGGGAACTTGGCGTGCCCAGCAGTTGGTTTGTCCCCGGTATTGTTGCCGAGCAAAACCCTGGGCACATCCAGGCGATCCTGGCCGATGGTCATGAAGTTGCCTGCGCCGGCTACCGTCATCAGGACTACGACACGCTGGACCTGATGGCGCAAAGCGACGACATCGCCAAGGGCTGCGAAACCCTGGCCAGGCTGACCGGCCAGCGCCCGGTCGGTTTCCGAATCCCGGCGGGCAATGGCGCGCCGGGGTTCATAGAGGCCTTGAAAGACCAGGGTATTCGCTGGTCTTCATCGTGGCGCGGCGATGACTTGCCATTCGCTCACCCGACTGCTCCCAGCGTGATTGAAGTGCCGCTGCACTATGAACTGGAGGATGAGCCTTACTTCGCCTTCAACCTGAGCCCGGCGGTGCCACCCGCACAATCACGAATCGCCTCCTACAGCCACACCCTGGGCAACCTGCAAATGGACTTCGCAGGGTTTCACCGGTTTGGCCTTTGCTACGTGCTTCGCCTGCACCCGGAAATCATCGCCACGCCGGGACGGATAGGCGTGCTGCGTGAGTTGATCAAGGGCATCCAACAACACGATGACGTGTGGATCGCCACCGGCGCTAAGGTCGCGCAGTGGTGGGCCGCAACCGCAGGGCCGGTTGCTGAAGACCATCCGGCGTCGGTCTATGAGCGACATTATCGGGGCTCTGTTTCATGGGGCTCTGTTTCATGA
- a CDS encoding MmgE/PrpD family protein, with translation MSERLQRLARWCVDLRFEDLPHALVAQAKRHILDTFGAALAGADSGVAEQARTVFAGEAGNVPVWGTGAKVCASQAAMLNGVAAHALELDDTGGCDHSGAVVLPAVMAAMTLISQPITGREFVNAVVIGYEVGRRVLESCGGYSAHNGAGWHSTATCGVFGAAAACARVLGLDARQTLSALGIAGSFSGGLWAFIHDGSQSKKLHSGRAAEGGLSAARFAQQGISGPTQLFDDVWGGFLKTLAPATSTPEALDADLGMAWKLARCSIKPYASCRGTHSAIDALGLLLDQLNVRLDKVEDVHVSLSGFLHRMCGGRDVTTLAGAQMSLPYALAAQLVQGHCRLQAYGDLQRSDPRMGQWMSRIHLEVDPRLSEDGEPVVTLRTVEGRQASLCVDVPSGAPGNPLTDVALEEKFLDLATRVMPPEQAAGLMEQLQCIEEMESVRTLERWLGSSWREPISE, from the coding sequence ATGAGCGAACGCTTGCAACGCCTGGCGCGATGGTGTGTTGACCTGCGATTCGAAGATCTACCACATGCATTGGTGGCACAAGCCAAGCGGCACATCCTCGATACGTTCGGCGCAGCGCTGGCCGGCGCCGACAGCGGTGTCGCCGAGCAGGCACGCACGGTCTTCGCGGGGGAGGCAGGAAACGTACCGGTCTGGGGCACTGGCGCGAAGGTTTGCGCATCTCAGGCGGCGATGCTCAACGGCGTGGCCGCCCATGCCCTGGAGCTGGATGATACCGGTGGTTGCGATCATTCCGGCGCCGTCGTCCTGCCAGCAGTGATGGCGGCAATGACGTTGATCTCACAGCCAATAACCGGTCGCGAATTCGTCAACGCGGTCGTGATCGGCTACGAAGTGGGCCGTCGGGTGCTCGAATCCTGCGGCGGTTATTCCGCCCACAACGGCGCCGGCTGGCATTCCACCGCGACCTGTGGCGTGTTCGGAGCAGCCGCCGCCTGCGCACGTGTCCTCGGCCTGGATGCGCGCCAGACCCTTTCGGCCCTGGGCATCGCCGGCAGCTTCAGTGGCGGCTTATGGGCCTTTATTCACGACGGCTCGCAAAGCAAGAAACTGCACAGCGGACGCGCCGCGGAAGGTGGCCTGTCGGCGGCGCGATTTGCCCAGCAAGGCATCAGTGGCCCGACGCAGTTATTCGACGACGTCTGGGGTGGCTTCCTGAAAACCCTGGCTCCGGCAACTTCAACACCCGAAGCGCTGGATGCCGACCTCGGCATGGCCTGGAAGCTCGCCCGCTGCTCGATCAAACCCTACGCGTCCTGCCGAGGCACGCATTCGGCCATCGACGCCCTGGGCCTGCTGCTGGATCAATTGAACGTACGGCTCGACAAGGTCGAAGACGTACACGTTTCGCTAAGCGGGTTTCTCCACCGCATGTGTGGCGGTCGGGACGTCACCACCCTTGCCGGCGCACAAATGAGCCTGCCGTACGCCTTGGCGGCGCAACTGGTGCAGGGGCATTGTCGATTGCAGGCTTATGGCGATCTGCAGCGCAGCGATCCACGCATGGGCCAGTGGATGTCGCGCATCCATCTTGAAGTAGACCCACGCCTGTCCGAGGATGGCGAGCCGGTGGTGACGCTGCGGACCGTGGAGGGTCGGCAGGCGAGCCTGTGCGTAGACGTGCCATCGGGGGCGCCGGGTAATCCACTGACTGATGTGGCCCTGGAAGAGAAGTTTCTCGACTTGGCGACGCGGGTGATGCCACCCGAACAGGCGGCTGGACTGATGGAACAACTGCAGTGCATTGAAGAAATGGAATCCGTCCGCACACTGGAACGCTGGCTTGGGTCGTCGTGGCGAGAACCGATATCTGAATAA
- a CDS encoding ABC transporter substrate-binding protein, producing MKNFIIPAVLAGVMASGFTFAAQLPASIKAKGEIVVAIMPNYPPMDFKDPATNTLTGFDYDLGNALGERLGVKVKWQETGFEQMINALTTDRVDMVLSGMTDTAERQASVTFVDYFTSGPQFYTLQKNKDINEIIDLCGKKVGTSRRTNFPAEIADWSKAHCEAAGKPAINVIGTEGSADARAQLRQSRIDAAMQGSETLPYLKTQEKDMYKTVGLPISEQYSGMGVSKKKPELSEAVKVALQSMIDDGSYQAILKKWDLELGAIKTVTINAGK from the coding sequence ATGAAGAACTTCATTATTCCAGCAGTACTCGCAGGCGTCATGGCCTCCGGCTTCACTTTCGCGGCCCAATTGCCGGCCAGCATCAAGGCCAAGGGCGAAATCGTCGTAGCAATCATGCCGAACTACCCGCCAATGGATTTCAAGGATCCGGCCACCAACACCCTCACCGGCTTTGACTATGACTTGGGCAACGCCCTGGGTGAGCGTCTTGGGGTGAAGGTCAAATGGCAGGAAACCGGCTTCGAACAAATGATCAACGCCCTGACCACCGACCGCGTGGACATGGTGCTGTCGGGCATGACCGACACCGCCGAGCGTCAGGCCAGCGTGACCTTTGTCGACTATTTCACCAGTGGTCCGCAGTTCTACACCTTGCAGAAAAACAAGGACATCAACGAAATCATCGACCTGTGCGGCAAGAAAGTCGGCACCAGCCGCCGCACCAACTTTCCGGCGGAAATCGCCGACTGGAGCAAAGCCCACTGTGAAGCCGCCGGCAAGCCCGCGATCAATGTGATCGGCACCGAAGGCTCGGCCGATGCCCGTGCGCAACTGCGCCAGAGCCGCATCGATGCAGCCATGCAAGGCAGTGAAACCCTGCCGTACCTCAAGACTCAGGAAAAGGACATGTACAAGACCGTGGGTCTGCCGATCTCCGAGCAGTACAGCGGGATGGGCGTGAGCAAGAAGAAACCTGAGCTCAGCGAGGCGGTGAAGGTTGCGCTGCAAAGCATGATCGATGATGGCAGCTACCAGGCGATCCTCAAGAAGTGGGACCTGGAACTGGGAGCGATCAAGACCGTGACGATCAACGCTGGGAAATGA